The Oryza glaberrima chromosome 9, OglaRS2, whole genome shotgun sequence genome includes a window with the following:
- the LOC127784163 gene encoding uncharacterized protein LOC127784163 — protein MAVNELPDELLESVFLRLASPICLVRAASTCRRWCRVVADAGFLRLYRSRNALTIGNYIATDTVIFANWSRPSPSCRVSSLAFVPAAAAVTSSKRISLDFVPEPGNTSWVLADSHGGLVLLVPERYYWGNASSVSIAVCEPWTRRYRTVIPPLENKHVACLHASLLGGGTGSEKKKNNNHHVAGVSNFTVLLILYTFGSGAKTACIFSTFTGADEELRLRLTRSMDLGDLIRPKGVPRRQRHFDADAMHFAGSAGGSLYWGTIYGVVFALDESTGELSPLTLPKCCAGEQPRFYYRQWNLRAVGDDAGGARLVRVVQHSDLEVLTPLHAGGGREWTVEKTLRLPELITRGLPGLEDYSRLVERLSGVKILEVMGRSVVLTPPEGSGMWPFSVDLETMELERVYDWGDELVQKWEFPVEPPWPPALPLHATTDVH, from the coding sequence ATGGCGGTGAACGAACTTCCCGACGAACTCCTCGAGAGCGTCTTCCTACGCCTCGCATCGCCCATCTGCCTCGTGCGTGCCGCGTCGACGTGCAGGCGGTGgtgccgcgtcgtcgccgacgccggcttCCTCCGCCTCTACCGCTCCCGGAACGCGCTCACCATCGGCAACTACATCGCCACTGACACGGTCATCTTCGCCAACTGGTCCCGTCCTTCTCCTTCCTGCAGGGTGAGTAGCCTTGCTTTcgtgccggcggccgccgccgtgacgaGCAGCAAACGCATCTCTCTCGACTTCGTGCCCGAGCCCGGCAACACTTCTTGGGTGCTCGCCGACAGCCATGGCGGCCTCGTCCTCCTGGTGCCTGAGAGATACTATTGGGGCAACGCATCTTCGGTTTCCATAGCCGTTTGCGAGCCATGGACGCGGCGCTACCGGACAGTGATTCCTCCATTGGAGAACAAACACGTCGCCTGCCTCCacgcctccctcctcggcggcggcaccggcagcgagaagaagaagaacaacaaccaCCATGTCGCCGGCGTGTCCAACTTTACCGTGCTACTGATTCTCTATACCTTCGGGAGTGGAGCAAAGACGGCCTGCATCTTCTCCACCTtcaccggcgccgacgaggagctgCGGCTGCGCCTCACAAGAAGCATGGACCTCGGTGACCTTATCCGGCCCAAGGGCGTCCCAAGGAGACAGAGACATTTCGATGCCGACGCCATGCACTTCGCCGGAAGCGCCGGCGGCTCCCTCTACTGGGGGACAATATACGGCGTTGTGTTCGCTCTCGACGAGAGCACCGGCGAGCTCTCGCCGCTGACATTGCCCAAGTGCTGCGCCGGCGAACAACCCCGGTTCTACTACCGCCAGTGGAACCTGCGTGCCGTCGGCGATGATGCCGGAGGAGCGCGCCTCGTCCGAGTGGTGCAGCACAGCGACCTAGAGGTGCTGACGCCGCTCCACGCTGGCGGCGGCAGGGAGTGGACGGTGGAGAAGACGCTCCGGCTGCCGGAGTTGATCACGCGTGGCTTGCCCGGGCTGGAAGACTACAGCCGCCTCGTCGAGAGGTTATCTGGCGTCAAGATCCTGGAGGTGATGGGACGATCCGTCGTGCTGACTCCGCCGGAGGGGTCGGGGATGTGGCCCTTCTCCGTCGACCTCGAGACCATGGAGCTCGAGCGCGTGTATGACTGGGGCGACGAACTGGTCCAGAAGTGGGAGTTCCCCGTCGAgcctccatggccgccggccttGCCCTTGCATGCCACCACGGACGTCCACTGA
- the LOC127783702 gene encoding BTB/POZ and MATH domain-containing protein 2-like produces the protein MAAACSATDQGVAVIDDSPLCKLLSSGDGRHVTFRVDYAAAKQPAVASRTLRTTCAIGDGGAYRCEASFRLLIGRRKLAAFAVVVSGPRYRDVHKVVVDLVLVDNARSVALQPPTRSMAIQAAAGSNQGGCGLLVSKDYLEENCVQDGVLVAVCSVLFLPELPPCLWLDSLGHRLAAMSNKRDTLTDVCFDVDGERFNAHRLVMAAQSEVFRSLLFGSDDAENKTETKKETAVVTVDGISATTFKHMLHYIYCNQLPPPATGDGDDDDDDDGEADHVTRIAELQRLLVAADAYGVEALRQACEDTLCAGINMDTVASTLALTEKGSYPKLRASCLEFLSNTQIYSVATNDECYEVVQSYPDVLTEIRDRFKKPRLTPKFPSTGTKDQNNP, from the coding sequence ATGGCGGCTGCATGCAGCGCCACCGATCAAGGGGTAGCCGTTATCGACGACAGCCCACTGTGCAAGCTCCTCTCTTCCGGCGACGGTCGGCACGTCACTTTCCGGGTCGACTACGCGGCCGCGAAGCAacccgccgtcgccagccgtaCGCTGCGCACGACGTGCgccatcggcgacggcggcgcgtacAGGTGTGAGGCGTCCTTCAGGCTGCTGATCGGGCGGAGAAAGCTGGCTGCCTTCGCCGTGGTTGTCTCCGGCCCGCGCTACCGAGACGTGCACAAGGTGGTGGTCGATCTCGTTCTCGTCGACAATGCCAGGTCGGTAGCCCTGCAGCCGCCGACGAGATCCATGGCTATccaggccgccgccgggagcaACCAAGGAGGGTGCGGGTTGCTCGTCTCCAAGGATTATCTCGAGGAGAACTGCGTTCAGGATGGCGTCCTGGTGGCGGTGTGCTCCGTGCTCTTTCTCCCGGAGTTGCCTCCTTGCCTATGGCTGGACTCGCTGGGCCACCGTCTCGCCGCCATGTCGAATAAACGGGACACCCTCACCGACGTCTGCTTCGATGTCGACGGCGAGAGGTTCAACGCGCACCGCCTGGTGATGGCGGCGCAGTCGGAGGTGTTCAGGAGCTTGCTGTTCGGCTCCGATGACGCCGAGAACAAGACGGAGACCAAGAAGGAGACCGCAGTCGTCACCGTCGACGGCATCAGCGCCACCACCTTCAAGCACATGCTCCACTACATCTACTGCAACCAGCTaccgccaccggccaccggcgacggtgacgacgatgacgacgatgacggcgaggCAGACCATGTCACGAGGATCGCCGAGCTGCAGCGGCTGCTCGTCGCGGCCGACGCGTACGGGGTGGAGGCGCTGAGGCAGGCGTGCGAGGACACGCTGTGCGCCGGGATCAACATGGACACGGTCGCCTCGACGCTGGCGCTGACGGAGAAGGGGTCGTACCCGAAGCTGAGGGCGTCGTGCCTCGAGTTCCTGTCCAACACGCAGATTTACTCGGTGGCGACCAACGACGAGTGCTACGAGGTGGTGCAGAGCTACCCGGACGTGCTGACGGAGATACGGGACAGGTTTAAGAAACCACGGCTAACTCCGAAATTCCCATCGACCGGTACCAAAGATCAAAACAACCCTTAA